The Kaistia defluvii genome segment GCAGGGCGAGGCCGGAGGCATGCAGCGCGGCCCGCACCCGCTCCCGGCTCTCCGCCACCGCCTTGTCCGGCAGGCCGACGATGATGATGCCAGGGAAGCCAGGCGCGATCTGCACCTGGACGTCGACCGGAACCGCCTCGATGCCCTGAAAAGCCACCGTCGTGACATGCGCGACCATGCCCGCTCTCCCTTTGACGATGACGTTACGTCAATCTCGGGGAGAGTCAAGAACAGGTCGTGAACATCCGCCGCGAAGCGCAGATCCTGTTAGCGCCCTGTTAACCCTAGCGCTTGGATTCGACCGCGTCCCAGACCAGCGCGGCGATGTCGGCGCCGCCGAACCGCTTTACCTCGCGGATGCCGGTCGGCGAGGTCACGTTGATCTCAGTCAGGTAGTCGCCGATGACATCGATGCCGACGAAGACGAAGCCGCGCTTCTTCAGGTCCGGCCCGATCGCCTCGCAGATCTCGCGGTCGCGCCGGGTCAGCTCGATCGGCTCGGGGCGGCCGCCGACATGCATGTTGGAGCGCGACTCGCCATCCGCCGGCACCCGGTTGATCGCGCCGACCGCGACGCCGTCGACCAGGATGATGCGCTTGTCGCCGGCCCGCACCGCCGGCAGGTAGCGCTGCACGACATAGGGTTCGCCGCGATAGGCGGCGGCAAAGATTTCCAGCAGCGAGGCGAGGTTCTGGTCGCCCTCCGACAGGCGGAACACGCCGGCGCCGCCATTGCCGAACAGCGGCTTGATGATGATGTCGCCATGCTCCTGGCGGAAGCGGCGGATCTCTTCGGGATCGCGCGAGATCAGCGTCGGCGGCATCAGCTTGGGATATTCGGTGACGAAGATCTTTTCCGGCGCGTTGCGCACCTCGGCGGGGTCGTTGACCACCAGCGTCTTCGGATGGATGCGCTCGAGCAGGTGCGTCGTCGTGATGTAGCCCATGTCGAAGGGCGGATCCTGGCGCAGGAACACCACGTCCAGGGTCGAAAGGTCCGTACGCTCCGCCTCGCCGAGCGAGAAATGGTCGCCCGGCACGTCGCGGACGGTGACCGCCTCGATCGCTGCCTCGACCCGGCCGTCATTCAGCGACAGCCGGTCGGGCGTGTAGTGATAGAGCTTGTGGCCGCGTCGCTGGCCTTCCAGCATCAGGGCGAAGGTGGAATCGCCACGGATATTGATCTTGGCGATGTGGTCCATCTGGACGGCGACGGAAAGCGACATATAGGCCCCCAATGCGGAATAGGCCTCTTATGTCGTGTGGCGGGGCCGAATGGCAATGCCGCTGTCAGCGATCCCTTGCAAAAGCATCTACGATGTGGCGCGGCAGCCGGCGTGGCAGGACGGCGACGATGTCGAAACGGAGCGTCAGCTGGGCCGCCTGGGGGTTCCGGGCGACGAAACTTTCTGCCGCCCGGATGAGCCGGTCGCGCGCAGCGGGCGGGATCGCCAGGATCGCGGCGTCCTGCGTCCGGCGCGCCTTGACCTCGACGAAGACCAGCGTCCGCCCGCGCTGCATGACGAGGTCGATCTCGCCGAGCGGGCTGCGGAAGCGCCGTGCGATCGTGCGATAGCCCTTCAGGTTGAGGTAAAGGGCTGCGACCGTTTCGGCGAAACGGCCATGGCGTTCGGAGGCGCGGCGGTCAGGCCGCGCCATCGTCGTCGGAGTCCGGTTCGCCGTCGTCCTCGTCTTCCTCGTCGCCGGCCGCTTCCGCCTTCAGCTCCAGCGCGCGCTGGTAGAGGTCGCGCTTCGGCATGCCGGTGGCGGTGGCGGCCAGCGCCGCCGCTTCCTTCAACGGATGGTTTTCCAGGAGCCGGGCGAGCAGCGAGTCGACTTCCTCGGCTTCGGGCTCGCTGGCGACCGGCGGGCCGATCAGGATCACGATCTCGCCCTTGGGCGATGGCTCGTTGCCAAAGGCTTCGGCCAGCGATCCCAGCGTTCCGCGCCGGATTGTTTCAAAGGTCTTGGTCAGTTCGCGCGCCACGACGGCCGGGCGGTCGGCGCCCAGCGTTTCCGCCATGTCGGCGAGAGAATCCGCCGTCCGGTGCGGCGATTCATAGAAGATCAGCGTCGCCGGCACCTCGGCCAGCGCCGCGAGCCGCTTCTTGCGGCCGACGGTGCGGTTGGGCAGGAAGCCCGCGAACAGGAAGGTGTCGGTGGGCAGCGCCGCCGCGACCAGGGCGGTGAGCAGCGCCGAGGCGCCGGGGATCGGGACGACGCGGTGGCCGGCCCCCAGCACGTCGCCGACCAGCCGGAAGCCCGGATCGGAAACCAGCGGCGTGCCGGCGTCGCTCACCAGCGCGATCGTCTTGCCGGCGGCGAGCGCCGCCAGCAGTTTCGGCCGCTGCCGGTCGGCATTGTGCTCGTGATAGGCGAACAGCTCGGTCTCGATGCCGTAATGGCGGGTCAGCACGCGGGTGACGCGCGTATCCTCGCAGGCGATCACATCGGCGGCGGCGAGCGTCGCCAGCGCGCGGAGCGTGATGTCGCGCAGATTGCCGATCGGCGTCGAGACGATATAGAGGCCGGGCTCGATCGCCGGCGCGCGCAGGCGCTGGCCGTCGATCTGATAGCCGGCCTGGCTCTCGCCGCCGGCGCTGTCCGGATGGACCGGTCTCGCGGGAGCGCTCATGACTCGCCCGCGCCGACGTTGTGGAGATGTGACACCAGACCTGAATTCACCGAAACCGCCGCTCTTTGCCGCTGAACAACCATGGGCTTTCCAGTACAGTTACATCTTGCGATTGAACAGGAGAAGGCGTGTGGGTTGGTTCCGTTCCGAACGGCTGGATGCGGGCAAGGCGGGGGCGTTCGCTTCCTGCGTCGCCGCGCTCGGCCTGCTCGCCGCCTGCGCCTCGACCGTGGGAGGGCCGGGCGTGGGCGCCAGCCTGGCGCCGGCGGCGACGGGCGCCACTCCCGCCCATGGCGAGACGCTCGGCAAGGGCACGGTGCGCGTCGCGCTGCTGGTGCCGGCTTCGGCCACCGGCAATGCCGGAGTCATCGCCGCCAATCTGAAGAATGCCGCCGATCTGGCGCTGCGCGAATTCCAGGGCGGCGCCAATCTGCAGATCCTGGTCAAGGATGACCGCGGCACGCCGGAAGGCGCGCGCGAGGCGGCGACCGAGGCGATCTCGCAGGGTGCCGAACTGATCATCGGGCCGCTCTTCGCCCAGTCCGTCGCGGCGGCGGCCTCCGTCGCAAGGCCGGCCGGCGTGCCGATCGTCGCCTTCTCGACCGATACCAACATCGCCGCCCGCAACGTCTATCTGCTGAGCTTCCTGCCGCAGTCGGATGCCGACCGGATCATCAGCTATGCCGCCTCGCAGGGAAAACGCTCCATCGCGGCGCTGCTGCCCGACAATGGCTATGGCACGGTGATGGAGGCGGCCGTCCAGCGCGCCGCCACCGCCAATGGCGCGCGCATCATCACGATCGAGCGCTACGGCCTCGACCGGGTCGCCATGCAGCAGAAGGCGGAAGCGATCGCGGCGGTGGTCCAGAGCGGCCAGGTCGACGCCGTCTTCATGCCGGACGCCGGCGACGCCGCGCCCTTCCTGGCGCAGATCTTCTCCGCCCGTGGCATCCGGCCCGGGCAGGTCAAGTTCCTGGGCTCGGGCCAGTGGGACGATCCGCGCATCGCCGCCGAGCCGACGCTTCGCGGCGGCTGGTATCCGGCGCCGGACCGCGCCGGCTATGCCGCCTTCGCGGTGCGTTACCAGGGCGTGTTCGGCGCGCCGCCGCTGCGCACCGCTTCCCTCGGCTATGACGCGACCAGCCTCGCCGCCGGGCTTGCCGCCCGCTATGGCGACAAGCGCTTCACGGCCGATACGCTGGCGAACCCGAACGGCTTCATCGGCGTCGACGGCGCCTTCCGTTTCCTCCCCGACGGCACCAACCAGCGCCAGCTGGCCGTCTACGAGCTTGGCGGCGGCACCCCGGTGATGATCGACCGCGCCCCGCAGACCTTTGCCCGCACGGGGACGTAGGGGGGGGCGGCCGTGATCGTGGGTGGCCTATGTTCGAAAACCGCCTGGTGAGGGTTCGCTAGCACGGCTTCCAAGCTTCTGATCCTTCGAGCTGACCACCCGCTCCACCATCATCCTGAGGCGCTTCGCGTCAGCGAAGCCTCGAAGGAGGGTCCAGCGGGGCTCCATCTTGCAGGCCTTCGAGATCGGACCGGCGTTTCCTGGCCTCTCCTTCGAGGCCCGGCTTCGCCGGGCACCTCAGGATGATGGTCGCGGAGAATGCTAGGGGAGCCATTCGCTCGGCGGGTGGTGGCTTGGAGGGATGCTAAGGAAGCAAAACTCTCACCCCACCCTCTCCCGCAAGCGGGCGAGGGCTTTGGGCGGGTGCTCCCTCTTCACCTCTCCCATGGGGAGAGGTCGACGGCTGCAGGCCGGCGGGTGAGGGGATCAGGCCTTACAGGTGAGATCGCAACCCCTCACCCGGACCTTCGGTCCGACCTCTCCCTGTGGGAGAGGTGAACGCAGCAGCTCAGGCCGCCAGGTCGGCGACCACGGCGTCCAGCACGAACGAGCCGGACCGGGTGGCGCGGATGCGGTTTTCGTCGATCTGCTCGACCATGCCATGCTCGATCAGGTCCGCCAGCCGGCGCGGGTCGAGCGTGCGGCCGGCGATCGCCTTGTAGCGGCGCAGGTCGATGCCCTCGGTCAGGCGAAGCCCCATCAGCAGCATCTCGTCGCCGGATTCCTCAGGGGTCAGGATGTCGTCGGTCTCGATGCCGTCGCCCCAGGATTCGACCCGGCCGAGCCAGGTTTCGGGCAGCAGCGTCGTTGCGGTGGCGTGGCGCTGGCCATCGATGACCAGGCGGCCATGCGCGCCCGGACCGATGCCCGCATATTCGCCATAGCGCCAATAGACGAGATTGTGCCGGCATTCGCCGCCGGGAACCGCGTGGTTGGAGATCTCATAGGCCGGCCGGCCATGCTTGTCGCAGACCTCCTGCGTGATCTCGAACAGGGTGGCGGCGGTATCCTCGTCGGGAATGGCGAGCTTGCCGGCCTGGTATAGCTTCTCGAACATCGTGCCGGGCTCGATGGTGAGCTGGTAGAGCGACATGTGGTCGGAAGCGCGTTCCAGCGCCTGCATCAGTTCGGCCCGCCACAAGTCCGGCGTCTGGCCCGGACGCGCGTAGATCAGGTCAAAGGACAGGCGTGGAAACGTGGCGCGGGCGATGTCGATGGCGCGCATCGCCTCCTCGACATTGTGCACCCGGCCGAGCGCCCTCAAGTCCGTGTCGTTCAGCGCCTGCACGCCGAGCGAGACGCGGTTGACGCCGGCGGCGCGATAGCCGCGGAAACGCTCCGCCTCGACGCTGGAAGGGTTGGCCTCCATCGAGATCTCGGCATCCGGTGCGACGTTCCATGCCGCGCCGATAGCCTCGAGAATGGTGCCGACCGTCTTCGGGTCCATCAGCGACGGCGTGCCGCCGCCGAGGAAGATCGAATCGACCGTCTTGCCCGGCGACTTGGCGGCCATCGTCTTGATCTCGGTGACGAACGCCTTGGCGAACCGCTCCTGATCGACCCCCTGGTGGCGGACATGCGAGTTGAAGTCGCAATAGGGGCACTTGGCTGCGCAGAACGGCCAATGCACATAGACGCCAAATCCGGGTTCGATCGGGGGGGCCATGGATGTCAGGCCCCGAGCTCGGCTTCGGCGAACTTCGCGAAGGCGCGCGCCCGGTGCGACAGCGCATCGGTCCGGCCGGCCGACCAGCCATGCTTTTCGTCCGCCGCCATCTCGCCGAAGGTGCGCTCATGGCCTTCCGGCAGGAAGGCGGGATCGTAGCCGAAGCCGAGTTCGCCGCGCGGCGGCCAGACCAGCGTGCCTTCGATCTCGCCGCGGTAATAGCGCGTTGTGCCATCCGGGAAGGCGAGGCAGAGCACGGCGACGAAGCGGCCGGTGCGGCTCTCCGGCGTGGTGGCGCCGGCCTGCTGCAGCTTCTCCTCGACATTGCGCATGGCGCGGGCGAAATCGCCGTCTGGTGCTGCCCAATCGGCGGAATAGACGCCGGGATCGCCGCCGATCGCATCGACGCAGAGGCCGGAATCGTCCGAGAGCGCCGGGAAACCCGAGGCTAGCGCGGCGGCATGCGCCTTGATCGCGGCGTTTTCCTCGAACGTCGTGCCGGTCTCGTCCGGCACCGGGAGGCCAAGTTCGCCGGCCGAGACGACCTTGAGCCCGAACGGCGCCATCAGGCCGGCGAATTCGCGCAACTTGCCGCCATTATGCGAGGCGAGCACGAGCGTGTCGCCGGAGGTCAGGCGGTGGGAAATGGCGTTCATCCGGAAATGGCCAGCTTCTGCAGTTCGACCAGGTCGACGATGCCGTTCTTGGCAAGCGTCAGCATCGCGGTCAGTTCGGCTTCGTTGAAGGGCTTGCCTTCGGCGGTGCCCTGGATCTCGACGATGCCGCCGGTGCCGGTCATGACGAAGTTCGCATCCGTCTCGGCTTCCGAATCCTCGGCGTAATCGAGGTCGAGCACCGGGGTGCCGCGATACATGCCGACCGAGACGGCGGCGACGTGGTCGCGGATCACCTTCGGGCCGACCATGTCGCGCGACTTCATCCAGGCGACGCAATCATACAGCGCCACCCAGGCGCCGGTGACCGAGGCCGTGCGGGTGCCGCCATCGGCCTGCAGCACGTCGCAGTCGATGGTGATCTGCTTTTCGCCGAGATGGACGAGATCGACGACGGCGCGCAGCGAGCGGCCGATCAGGCGCT includes the following:
- the gshB gene encoding glutathione synthase, whose protein sequence is MSLSVAVQMDHIAKINIRGDSTFALMLEGQRRGHKLYHYTPDRLSLNDGRVEAAIEAVTVRDVPGDHFSLGEAERTDLSTLDVVFLRQDPPFDMGYITTTHLLERIHPKTLVVNDPAEVRNAPEKIFVTEYPKLMPPTLISRDPEEIRRFRQEHGDIIIKPLFGNGGAGVFRLSEGDQNLASLLEIFAAAYRGEPYVVQRYLPAVRAGDKRIILVDGVAVGAINRVPADGESRSNMHVGGRPEPIELTRRDREICEAIGPDLKKRGFVFVGIDVIGDYLTEINVTSPTGIREVKRFGGADIAALVWDAVESKR
- a CDS encoding YraN family protein: MARPDRRASERHGRFAETVAALYLNLKGYRTIARRFRSPLGEIDLVMQRGRTLVFVEVKARRTQDAAILAIPPAARDRLIRAAESFVARNPQAAQLTLRFDIVAVLPRRLPRHIVDAFARDR
- the rsmI gene encoding 16S rRNA (cytidine(1402)-2'-O)-methyltransferase, with the translated sequence MSAPARPVHPDSAGGESQAGYQIDGQRLRAPAIEPGLYIVSTPIGNLRDITLRALATLAAADVIACEDTRVTRVLTRHYGIETELFAYHEHNADRQRPKLLAALAAGKTIALVSDAGTPLVSDPGFRLVGDVLGAGHRVVPIPGASALLTALVAAALPTDTFLFAGFLPNRTVGRKKRLAALAEVPATLIFYESPHRTADSLADMAETLGADRPAVVARELTKTFETIRRGTLGSLAEAFGNEPSPKGEIVILIGPPVASEPEAEEVDSLLARLLENHPLKEAAALAATATGMPKRDLYQRALELKAEAAGDEEDEDDGEPDSDDDGAA
- a CDS encoding penicillin-binding protein activator; amino-acid sequence: MGWFRSERLDAGKAGAFASCVAALGLLAACASTVGGPGVGASLAPAATGATPAHGETLGKGTVRVALLVPASATGNAGVIAANLKNAADLALREFQGGANLQILVKDDRGTPEGAREAATEAISQGAELIIGPLFAQSVAAAASVARPAGVPIVAFSTDTNIAARNVYLLSFLPQSDADRIISYAASQGKRSIAALLPDNGYGTVMEAAVQRAATANGARIITIERYGLDRVAMQQKAEAIAAVVQSGQVDAVFMPDAGDAAPFLAQIFSARGIRPGQVKFLGSGQWDDPRIAAEPTLRGGWYPAPDRAGYAAFAVRYQGVFGAPPLRTASLGYDATSLAAGLAARYGDKRFTADTLANPNGFIGVDGAFRFLPDGTNQRQLAVYELGGGTPVMIDRAPQTFARTGT
- the hemW gene encoding radical SAM family heme chaperone HemW, yielding MAPPIEPGFGVYVHWPFCAAKCPYCDFNSHVRHQGVDQERFAKAFVTEIKTMAAKSPGKTVDSIFLGGGTPSLMDPKTVGTILEAIGAAWNVAPDAEISMEANPSSVEAERFRGYRAAGVNRVSLGVQALNDTDLRALGRVHNVEEAMRAIDIARATFPRLSFDLIYARPGQTPDLWRAELMQALERASDHMSLYQLTIEPGTMFEKLYQAGKLAIPDEDTAATLFEITQEVCDKHGRPAYEISNHAVPGGECRHNLVYWRYGEYAGIGPGAHGRLVIDGQRHATATTLLPETWLGRVESWGDGIETDDILTPEESGDEMLLMGLRLTEGIDLRRYKAIAGRTLDPRRLADLIEHGMVEQIDENRIRATRSGSFVLDAVVADLAA
- a CDS encoding non-canonical purine NTP pyrophosphatase, producing MNAISHRLTSGDTLVLASHNGGKLREFAGLMAPFGLKVVSAGELGLPVPDETGTTFEENAAIKAHAAALASGFPALSDDSGLCVDAIGGDPGVYSADWAAPDGDFARAMRNVEEKLQQAGATTPESRTGRFVAVLCLAFPDGTTRYYRGEIEGTLVWPPRGELGFGYDPAFLPEGHERTFGEMAADEKHGWSAGRTDALSHRARAFAKFAEAELGA
- the rph gene encoding ribonuclease PH, with translation MRPSKRAADALRAVTLERGVAKHAEGSCLVKFGDTHVLCTASLEDKPPSWLRGSGKGWVTAEYGMLPRSTGDRMRREAATGKQSGRTQEIQRLIGRSLRAVVDLVHLGEKQITIDCDVLQADGGTRTASVTGAWVALYDCVAWMKSRDMVGPKVIRDHVAAVSVGMYRGTPVLDLDYAEDSEAETDANFVMTGTGGIVEIQGTAEGKPFNEAELTAMLTLAKNGIVDLVELQKLAISG